One window from the genome of Rufibacter tibetensis encodes:
- the priA gene encoding replication restart helicase PriA: protein MTPELEFHIPADDVPDRVTLFADVILPLPLPKLYTYRVPYQMSDEVLVGARVLVQFGSKKVLSCVVARVHEEPPKEYQAKYLLEVIDEKPVVTGPQLRLFLWMAEYYLCTLGEVINAALPSALKLSSESQIQLHPQFNIETNEWPLTSHEEKIVFALRQKQHLTFTEVGQLLQLTSFHKIIKSLLLKDIIIIYEEIAEKYAPKVVKKVRLASSFTTDEETLEELFNQLAPKPKQLDVLLKYVQLTPILQNLRMNEEGLEKNVLTSNPHLSLSAINSLLKKGVMEQFDVVVSRFPMAEGRGPYLASDLSTAQAAARDQVLETFEEKSTVLLHGITGSGKTEIYIDLINKAVEAGGQVLYLLPEIALTAQIVTRLKRVFGDRLGVYHSKFSDNERVEVWNGILSGRFQVVVGVRSSVFLPFHSLSLIIVDEEHEPSYKQHEPAPRYNAREVAFMMAQFQGAKTLLGSATPSIESYYHCKTGKWGLVNLHERYGEATLPEVELVDTRQESLRKNMLSHFSQRLVHDIEDTLHRQEQVILFQNRRGYAPFIDCNDCAWIPKCRNCAVSLSYHKFSNELRCHYCGYTERKPNDCPACGSTMLKTVGFGTEKIEDELKLIMPEARIQRMDLDTTKKKNSHQQIIEDFEQQRTNVLVGTQMVTKGLDFEHVSLVGILSADSIIHFPDFRAHERAYQLFVQVSGRAGRKGNKGKVLIQTANPNQPIFQRVIQNDYMGLYEQEIAERQKFRYPPFVRMIRLTVKHPEARPCEGAAILLAKELVDRLGRTGVLGPEAPHIFKIRNQFLQEIHVKLDREGGNLRESKAQVLEAVQALLKNKDLKQVRVVIDVDPS, encoded by the coding sequence TTGACACCAGAATTAGAATTTCATATTCCTGCTGATGACGTCCCTGACCGGGTTACCCTGTTTGCGGACGTCATTTTACCTTTACCCTTACCCAAGCTTTACACGTACCGGGTACCCTACCAGATGAGCGATGAAGTGCTGGTAGGTGCGCGCGTGTTGGTACAGTTTGGCTCCAAGAAAGTATTGAGCTGCGTGGTGGCGCGCGTGCACGAAGAGCCGCCCAAAGAATACCAGGCCAAGTACCTGCTGGAGGTCATTGATGAAAAGCCCGTGGTTACCGGTCCGCAGCTCCGGCTTTTCCTCTGGATGGCCGAGTATTATCTCTGCACCCTGGGCGAGGTCATCAACGCCGCCCTTCCCTCTGCCCTGAAACTTAGCAGCGAATCCCAGATTCAGCTGCACCCTCAGTTCAATATTGAAACCAATGAATGGCCCCTTACCAGCCACGAGGAAAAAATTGTCTTTGCGCTGCGCCAGAAACAGCACCTCACCTTTACTGAGGTAGGCCAACTGCTGCAACTCACCAGCTTCCATAAAATCATTAAATCGCTCCTGCTCAAAGATATCATCATCATCTATGAGGAAATAGCCGAGAAGTATGCCCCTAAAGTGGTAAAGAAGGTACGTCTTGCTTCTTCCTTTACTACCGATGAGGAAACCCTGGAAGAGCTTTTCAACCAATTAGCACCAAAGCCAAAACAGTTGGACGTTTTGCTCAAGTATGTGCAACTCACGCCTATTCTGCAAAACCTCAGAATGAACGAGGAAGGACTAGAGAAAAATGTGCTTACCTCCAACCCGCACCTGTCCTTGTCGGCCATCAATTCGTTGTTGAAGAAAGGCGTAATGGAGCAATTTGATGTGGTGGTGAGCCGCTTCCCCATGGCCGAGGGCCGGGGCCCTTACCTGGCGTCTGATCTTTCCACAGCGCAAGCTGCGGCGCGTGACCAGGTTCTGGAAACCTTTGAAGAGAAAAGCACAGTACTTCTGCACGGCATCACAGGTAGTGGCAAAACCGAGATTTACATTGACCTGATCAACAAAGCCGTAGAGGCAGGCGGTCAGGTGCTGTACCTCCTCCCAGAGATTGCCCTTACCGCTCAGATTGTAACCCGCCTGAAACGTGTGTTCGGGGACCGCTTGGGTGTGTACCACTCAAAGTTTTCAGACAATGAACGCGTGGAAGTCTGGAACGGAATCTTGTCCGGCCGCTTCCAGGTGGTGGTGGGCGTACGTTCCTCGGTGTTTTTGCCGTTCCATTCGCTTTCGCTCATCATTGTGGATGAAGAGCACGAGCCTTCTTACAAACAGCATGAACCGGCACCGCGCTACAATGCCCGGGAAGTGGCCTTCATGATGGCGCAGTTCCAGGGAGCCAAGACGCTCCTGGGCTCAGCTACTCCTTCCATAGAGTCTTATTATCACTGCAAAACCGGCAAATGGGGCTTGGTGAACCTGCACGAACGGTATGGCGAGGCTACCTTGCCCGAGGTAGAACTAGTGGACACCCGGCAGGAAAGCCTCCGGAAGAACATGCTCAGCCATTTCTCCCAGCGGCTGGTGCATGACATTGAAGATACCCTCCACCGCCAGGAGCAAGTCATTTTGTTCCAGAACCGCCGTGGCTACGCTCCTTTCATTGATTGCAATGACTGCGCTTGGATTCCTAAGTGCCGCAATTGCGCCGTAAGTTTGTCTTACCACAAGTTCTCCAATGAACTGCGGTGTCATTACTGCGGCTACACCGAACGCAAACCCAATGACTGCCCTGCCTGTGGTTCCACCATGTTGAAAACGGTAGGTTTCGGGACCGAGAAGATTGAGGACGAACTGAAGCTGATTATGCCTGAGGCCCGCATCCAGCGCATGGATTTAGACACTACTAAGAAGAAGAACAGCCACCAGCAGATTATAGAGGATTTTGAGCAGCAACGCACCAATGTTCTGGTAGGTACCCAAATGGTGACTAAAGGCCTGGACTTCGAGCACGTGAGTTTAGTTGGTATCCTGAGCGCCGACAGCATCATCCACTTCCCGGATTTCAGAGCCCATGAACGTGCTTACCAGTTATTTGTGCAGGTAAGTGGCAGGGCCGGCCGAAAGGGGAACAAGGGGAAAGTGCTAATCCAGACGGCCAACCCTAACCAGCCTATCTTCCAGCGGGTCATCCAAAACGACTACATGGGACTGTATGAGCAGGAAATTGCCGAGCGCCAGAAGTTCCGTTATCCACCCTTCGTGCGGATGATACGCTTGACGGTAAAGCATCCGGAGGCGAGGCCATGTGAAGGTGCAGCTATCTTACTGGCGAAAGAGTTGGTAGACCGGTTAGGTAGGACTGGCGTGCTGGGGCCCGAAGCACCCCATATCTTTAAAATCAGAAACCAGTTTCTACAGGAAATTCACGTGAAACTAGACCGCGAAGGTGGAAACCTTCGTGAATCAAAAGCGCAGGTGCTTGAAGCAGTACAAGCATTACTTAAAAACAAAGATCTCAAGCAAGTACGGGTGGTCATTGACGTAGATCCTTCATAG
- a CDS encoding Rieske (2Fe-2S) protein: protein MQWIKLFDSEDEAKKQIPVTRSIAVVAAGQEICIAHTPSGLFAVENLCPHLGDALSRGTTNYLNEIICPWHSYRFHLISGEECKGRTRPLKRFTLETREGGVYVEVPEETVESQTSAS from the coding sequence ATGCAATGGATCAAACTCTTTGACAGCGAAGACGAAGCTAAAAAACAGATACCGGTAACCCGGTCCATAGCTGTTGTGGCAGCCGGACAGGAAATCTGCATAGCGCACACACCTTCCGGGCTATTTGCCGTGGAGAACCTATGCCCGCATTTAGGGGATGCGCTTAGCCGGGGAACCACTAATTACCTTAATGAGATCATCTGCCCCTGGCACAGCTATCGTTTCCATTTGATTTCTGGAGAAGAATGCAAAGGCCGCACCCGCCCCTTGAAGCGATTTACTTTAGAGACACGGGAAGGCGGGGTGTACGTGGAAGTGCCAGAGGAAACTGTAGAAAGCCAAACCAGTGCTTCTTGA
- a CDS encoding PQQ-dependent sugar dehydrogenase, whose amino-acid sequence MRSFVTFASAFLVGLISFTNCTKRTSSTATQTGGGMAAEQQLAGDDLTKARANYTNFCGGCHGRSLETFVNRKWQHGDSPEALFKGIKHGYPDQGMPSYDTTFTDQEIRHLVSYIREGIVAQKGKTETKSNAAVLKSEKLNFQLDTVLTGINVPWAMAFLPNGDMLVTERSGTLYRFTKAKQLQKIEGVPEVLAQGQGGLLDVKLHPDFSKNNIIFLSYSAVKRDGGQTLSTTAIMRAKLEGNSLTNQKQIFEAQPYARTRHHYGSRIEFGRDGYLYFSMGDRGGTKVNPQNLSVHAGKTHRIKEDGSIPADNPFVNRQDAMPSIYTFGNRNAQGMALNPTTGDIWLHEHGPKGGDEVNIVKKGANYGWADVTHGIDYNGSKISDLNQKDGITDPIKIWVPSIAPSGMAFVTGDRYSGWKGSLLVGSLSFKFLSRLELDGNKVVREERLLQDIGRVRDVRLSPDGYVYIAVENPGIIYRLVPVSN is encoded by the coding sequence GAGAACTTCATCTACTGCTACTCAAACAGGAGGGGGTATGGCAGCAGAGCAGCAATTGGCCGGAGATGATCTAACCAAAGCCCGCGCCAATTACACTAACTTCTGCGGAGGCTGCCACGGCCGTTCTCTGGAGACGTTTGTAAACCGCAAATGGCAGCATGGAGATTCGCCGGAGGCGCTGTTCAAGGGGATTAAGCACGGGTACCCAGATCAGGGAATGCCTTCTTATGACACCACTTTCACCGACCAGGAAATACGTCACTTGGTTTCATACATCAGGGAAGGGATTGTGGCACAAAAAGGAAAAACAGAAACCAAGTCTAACGCAGCCGTCCTCAAATCAGAGAAACTCAACTTCCAACTAGATACTGTCCTCACGGGAATAAATGTGCCTTGGGCAATGGCATTCCTCCCCAACGGGGACATGCTGGTAACGGAGCGCTCTGGTACCCTGTACCGCTTCACCAAAGCCAAGCAGTTGCAGAAAATTGAAGGGGTTCCTGAAGTCTTGGCCCAAGGGCAAGGTGGTTTACTAGACGTGAAATTGCACCCGGACTTTAGCAAGAACAACATCATTTTTCTTTCCTATTCGGCTGTGAAGAGGGATGGTGGCCAAACGCTTTCCACCACCGCCATTATGCGGGCGAAGCTGGAAGGAAACAGCCTGACAAACCAGAAGCAGATTTTTGAGGCCCAGCCGTACGCCAGAACCCGTCACCACTACGGAAGCCGCATTGAGTTTGGTCGCGACGGCTACCTCTACTTCTCCATGGGCGATAGAGGAGGCACCAAAGTAAACCCGCAGAACTTAAGTGTGCACGCCGGTAAAACGCACCGCATCAAAGAAGATGGCTCTATTCCCGCGGACAATCCATTCGTGAACAGGCAGGATGCTATGCCTTCCATCTATACCTTCGGGAACCGCAATGCGCAGGGAATGGCATTGAACCCTACTACCGGTGACATCTGGCTGCACGAACATGGCCCCAAAGGCGGCGATGAAGTGAATATTGTCAAGAAAGGCGCTAACTACGGCTGGGCAGATGTCACGCACGGCATAGATTATAACGGGTCAAAAATCTCTGACCTGAATCAGAAAGATGGCATAACAGATCCTATCAAAATCTGGGTACCGTCTATTGCACCATCGGGTATGGCTTTCGTGACGGGTGACCGATACAGCGGCTGGAAAGGTAGTCTGCTGGTGGGCTCACTCAGCTTCAAGTTCCTGAGCCGCCTGGAACTGGACGGAAACAAAGTAGTAAGGGAAGAACGATTGCTACAAGATATTGGCCGAGTGCGTGACGTACGGCTTAGCCCAGATGGCTACGTCTACATTGCCGTAGAAAACCCCGGTATTATTTACCGGCTGGTTCCGGTTTCTAACTAG
- a CDS encoding lectin-like domain-containing protein codes for MQISSTCYKITPDEEYRFGTIFWKDKIDLSKPFELSFIAFLGTRDQQGADGIGFVFHNDPTGFDARGNSAAGLGFGYDELHYTPDKAIVPSVAIEFDTYDNGPENGDIPADHTTVVYNGQTNRPKFPPVLIDPNNEDVENNTCHTYTITWNPATQKLQLYFDEQLRFSHQDDLIRNVFKGSKEVYYGFTGSTGDKKNEQTICIIDAGSKPVAVKDQATAVPLLPSTINVAGNDFHTKREPISVSQIITQPKNGSASLLNNQVVYTANRNFTGVDSLQYEVCESSSDLCYTKCATAWVQIQVSCPPMPQPELEANGELSICAGEGVELIATKGENNLYQWWKDDQRIGGVVSSNTLEAKETGTYWAELTNTCGAKVLTNKVVVSKKELQITPLTSSVSRCGPGSVTIEAFHKAADKYRWYDAPTSTKPIAENTSGVYKTPDLKVSTTYYVSLLENGCESSRVPVKAIIKPLPVVKVGPNVTIGLDKSIVLRASGGVSYLWSPPTGLSDASSPTPTARPLETTTYTVKVTDAQGCQNQASVTVTVSDNLIIPTAFSPNGDGTNETWEITNMLNYPGATLRVFDRWGGSVYETKGYQNNWNGTLKGKPLPVGTYFYHIHLEQGQTLTGSVSIVR; via the coding sequence GTGCAGATTTCAAGTACGTGTTACAAAATCACCCCTGACGAAGAATACCGGTTTGGCACAATTTTCTGGAAAGACAAAATAGATCTCTCAAAACCTTTTGAGCTTTCTTTCATTGCTTTTCTGGGTACCAGAGACCAGCAAGGAGCAGACGGGATTGGTTTTGTGTTCCATAATGACCCTACCGGTTTTGATGCCCGGGGAAACTCGGCGGCGGGGTTGGGGTTCGGCTATGATGAGTTACATTACACGCCAGACAAAGCTATTGTGCCCTCAGTTGCCATCGAGTTTGATACCTATGATAATGGGCCGGAGAATGGAGACATTCCGGCTGACCATACTACCGTGGTATACAATGGCCAGACAAACAGGCCCAAGTTTCCACCAGTCCTCATTGATCCAAATAATGAAGACGTGGAAAATAATACCTGCCACACCTATACCATCACCTGGAACCCTGCTACGCAGAAACTACAACTTTACTTTGACGAACAACTGAGGTTCAGCCACCAAGATGACCTAATCAGGAATGTATTCAAGGGAAGCAAGGAAGTGTATTACGGGTTTACGGGTTCTACCGGTGACAAAAAGAACGAGCAGACTATTTGCATCATTGACGCCGGGAGCAAACCGGTAGCAGTGAAAGACCAGGCCACAGCCGTGCCGCTTTTGCCATCAACTATCAATGTGGCTGGAAATGATTTTCATACCAAACGTGAACCTATCAGCGTCTCGCAAATCATAACCCAACCTAAAAACGGGTCAGCTTCACTTTTAAACAACCAGGTCGTTTACACCGCCAACCGTAATTTCACGGGAGTTGATTCCCTTCAGTATGAAGTCTGCGAGAGTTCCTCTGACCTTTGCTACACCAAGTGTGCCACTGCCTGGGTGCAGATTCAGGTGTCGTGCCCCCCAATGCCACAGCCTGAACTTGAGGCTAATGGCGAGCTTTCCATATGTGCTGGGGAAGGAGTAGAGCTAATTGCCACCAAGGGAGAAAACAACTTATACCAATGGTGGAAAGATGACCAGAGAATTGGTGGGGTTGTGAGCTCAAACACGTTGGAGGCCAAAGAAACGGGAACGTATTGGGCCGAACTCACCAACACCTGCGGTGCCAAGGTTCTCACGAATAAGGTGGTGGTTTCTAAAAAAGAGCTCCAAATCACTCCTTTAACTTCAAGTGTGTCCAGATGTGGCCCCGGGAGCGTGACAATAGAGGCCTTTCACAAAGCAGCCGATAAATACAGATGGTATGACGCGCCAACCTCTACCAAACCAATTGCTGAAAATACGTCAGGAGTTTACAAGACGCCAGATTTGAAGGTGAGCACGACCTACTATGTGTCGCTGCTGGAGAACGGATGTGAAAGCTCCAGAGTACCAGTAAAAGCGATCATTAAGCCCTTGCCTGTGGTGAAAGTGGGGCCAAATGTCACGATTGGTCTGGATAAAAGCATCGTTTTACGGGCCAGCGGCGGAGTTTCTTATTTGTGGAGTCCTCCCACCGGCTTGAGCGATGCTTCTAGCCCCACTCCAACGGCTCGGCCCCTGGAGACCACCACCTACACCGTTAAAGTAACTGATGCCCAAGGCTGCCAAAACCAGGCCTCAGTCACCGTCACTGTCTCTGATAACCTAATCATACCTACTGCTTTTTCTCCTAACGGCGACGGCACAAACGAAACCTGGGAAATCACGAACATGCTCAACTATCCTGGTGCCACGCTGCGCGTCTTTGACCGGTGGGGCGGAAGTGTGTATGAGACGAAGGGGTACCAGAACAACTGGAACGGAACCTTGAAAGGAAAGCCCTTGCCGGTAGGTACATATTTTTATCACATCCATCTGGAGCAGGGCCAAACATTGACCGGTTCTGTAAGCATAGTAAGATGA
- a CDS encoding thioredoxin domain-containing protein, whose protein sequence is MEKKPNSLLQETSPYLLQHAYNPVDWYPWGPEALQKAKDEQKPILVSIGYAACHWCHVMEHQSFEKEEIAQVMNQNFVCIKVDREERPDVDQVYMDALQAMGLQGGWPLNVFLNPDAKPFYGGTYFPPQNWMQLLQSITDAYAKSRAELDKSADQFAEHLNQSELAKYGLQHRNPDFNQADFEQMFQNLKKRFDVKRGGTGEAPKFPMPSIWRFLLRYYHHSHDPVALEQVNLTLEEMAFGGIYDQVGGGFARYSVDEVWLVPHFEKMLYDNGQLISLYSEAYQVTRNELYKQVISETIAFVERELTSPEGGFYSSLDADSEGVEGKFYVFTQAELQEILGEGAELASSYYNTTHEGNWEHGVNILHRRQTDEAFAADQGLSVEELQEHVQNWKDTLLQVRSQRIRPGLDDKILTSWNALMLKGLTDAYKAFGEPRMLELACTNAHFLLQNLKQENQLFHNYKKGKATINGFLEDYALLIQALIGLYQITFEEQWLKEARKLTDYTLSHFYDEQEELFFFTGTAGEQLIARKKELFDNVVPASNSVMAMNLHFLGLYFDKDQYSNLSDKMLSKVRDLVVQEPMHLANWASVYHLKMKPTAEIAIIGPETHSFRNLLQQHFLPNALLAGSKEENDSSLPLLDDRFAQEGKTTLYVCYNRTCQLPVQSVAEALEQVDTI, encoded by the coding sequence GTCATGGAACATCAGTCTTTTGAGAAAGAGGAGATTGCCCAAGTCATGAACCAGAACTTTGTCTGCATCAAGGTAGACCGCGAAGAACGTCCCGATGTGGACCAGGTGTACATGGATGCCCTGCAAGCCATGGGGTTGCAAGGTGGTTGGCCACTCAATGTGTTTCTGAATCCAGACGCCAAGCCCTTCTATGGCGGCACTTATTTTCCGCCCCAGAACTGGATGCAACTCTTGCAAAGCATTACCGATGCCTATGCAAAAAGCCGTGCAGAACTGGACAAATCAGCTGACCAGTTCGCGGAACACCTGAACCAAAGCGAACTAGCCAAATACGGACTTCAGCACAGAAACCCAGATTTCAACCAAGCAGATTTCGAGCAGATGTTCCAGAATCTAAAAAAGCGTTTTGATGTGAAGCGAGGCGGTACGGGTGAGGCACCCAAATTCCCCATGCCCAGCATCTGGCGCTTTTTACTTCGCTACTACCACCACAGCCATGACCCAGTGGCTTTGGAGCAAGTGAACCTGACCCTGGAGGAGATGGCCTTTGGCGGTATTTATGACCAGGTAGGTGGCGGCTTCGCCCGATACTCTGTAGACGAGGTGTGGTTGGTCCCCCACTTTGAAAAGATGCTTTATGACAATGGGCAGCTTATCAGTCTCTACTCAGAAGCTTACCAGGTCACCCGCAATGAACTTTACAAACAAGTGATCTCAGAAACCATTGCCTTTGTAGAGCGCGAATTAACCAGCCCCGAAGGCGGATTCTACTCCTCGCTTGATGCAGATAGTGAAGGAGTAGAAGGCAAATTCTATGTCTTTACGCAAGCAGAGCTACAAGAAATACTAGGTGAAGGCGCTGAACTAGCTAGCAGCTACTACAACACCACCCATGAAGGTAACTGGGAGCATGGCGTCAACATCCTGCACCGGCGGCAAACCGATGAAGCGTTTGCGGCTGACCAGGGGCTTTCAGTAGAGGAACTGCAGGAGCACGTCCAGAACTGGAAAGACACCTTGCTCCAAGTCAGAAGTCAGCGGATACGTCCAGGACTAGATGACAAGATCCTAACCTCCTGGAATGCGTTGATGCTGAAAGGACTTACCGATGCCTACAAAGCCTTCGGAGAGCCTAGAATGCTGGAACTAGCTTGTACCAATGCTCATTTCCTCCTACAGAACTTGAAGCAGGAGAACCAATTGTTCCACAATTACAAAAAGGGGAAAGCCACTATAAACGGCTTTTTGGAAGACTACGCACTCTTGATCCAAGCGTTAATTGGCTTGTACCAGATCACTTTTGAAGAGCAATGGCTGAAAGAAGCCAGAAAACTTACCGACTACACCCTCTCCCACTTTTATGACGAACAGGAAGAACTCTTCTTTTTTACTGGAACAGCCGGTGAGCAGCTGATAGCCCGCAAAAAAGAGTTGTTTGACAATGTGGTTCCGGCCTCCAACTCCGTGATGGCCATGAACCTGCACTTTCTGGGGCTCTACTTTGACAAAGACCAGTACAGCAATCTCTCAGATAAAATGCTTTCAAAAGTGCGGGATTTAGTAGTACAGGAACCAATGCACTTGGCTAATTGGGCTAGCGTGTACCACCTGAAAATGAAACCTACCGCTGAGATTGCCATCATTGGACCGGAAACACACTCGTTTCGGAACCTGTTGCAGCAGCACTTTTTACCCAATGCCTTATTAGCAGGAAGCAAGGAAGAAAACGACTCTTCTTTACCCCTCTTGGATGACCGTTTCGCGCAGGAAGGTAAAACTACCCTCTACGTATGCTACAACCGGACATGTCAATTGCCCGTGCAATCTGTAGCAGAGGCACTGGAGCAGGTAGATACTATCTAA
- a CDS encoding PorP/SprF family type IX secretion system membrane protein, which yields MRQVQILFGTLLLCCSLVSTSTLLYGQLRAQYTQYMLNNYVLNPGITGIEDYLDLKLSSRSQWVGIDGAPKTIYLTGHTSLGVGNGSSSKGGSTQPQGDFSAGLDTYGKYRRLRPHHGVGGSIIYDRIGPFVQAKVNASYAYHLWLSKSMKMSMGASAGLVRQSFRADDVTFHDNTDVVAVGRSSMRPDFSVGVWLYSKEFYVGAAASQVLGQDMATQEDASFRPHLFLTAAYKLNVSDELALIPSVLLKHIAPVPIALDVNARAVYANRVWIGASYRQGESFAGLAGVSLSHTFDVSYSYDFGTKAVSSVSSGSHELVVGVRLLNRKMAICPQNLW from the coding sequence ATGAGGCAGGTACAGATACTATTTGGAACCCTGCTGCTGTGCTGTTCCCTCGTAAGCACCTCCACGTTGCTGTATGGTCAGCTAAGGGCACAATACACGCAGTACATGCTGAACAACTACGTGCTGAACCCAGGTATTACCGGCATAGAGGATTACCTTGATCTTAAACTCAGCAGCCGTAGCCAGTGGGTAGGCATTGATGGGGCACCCAAAACTATTTACCTGACGGGCCATACCAGCCTTGGGGTAGGAAATGGTTCCTCTTCAAAAGGTGGTTCCACCCAACCGCAGGGAGACTTTTCTGCTGGGCTGGACACTTATGGAAAGTACCGGAGATTAAGGCCCCATCATGGTGTGGGCGGGTCCATTATCTATGACCGTATCGGGCCCTTTGTGCAGGCAAAAGTAAATGCCTCTTACGCCTACCACTTATGGCTTAGCAAATCCATGAAAATGTCAATGGGTGCCTCAGCGGGTCTGGTTAGACAGTCTTTTCGGGCAGATGACGTGACGTTTCATGATAATACAGATGTAGTAGCGGTAGGCCGTTCTTCTATGAGGCCTGACTTCTCCGTTGGGGTATGGCTCTATTCCAAAGAGTTCTACGTGGGGGCCGCCGCTTCTCAGGTCTTAGGGCAAGATATGGCTACGCAGGAAGACGCTTCGTTTAGGCCTCATCTTTTTCTCACAGCCGCATACAAGCTGAATGTCTCTGACGAGCTGGCCCTTATTCCCTCCGTTTTGCTTAAGCATATAGCACCTGTTCCCATTGCCCTGGATGTAAACGCACGCGCTGTGTATGCCAACAGAGTATGGATAGGCGCTTCCTACAGACAGGGAGAGAGTTTCGCCGGACTAGCTGGCGTCTCTTTGAGTCATACCTTTGACGTGAGTTATTCCTATGATTTCGGGACCAAGGCAGTTAGTAGCGTCAGTTCCGGAAGCCATGAGCTTGTAGTAGGCGTTCGGTTGCTCAACCGTAAAATGGCTATTTGTCCGCAGAACCTCTGGTAA